From Halomicrobium salinisoli, the proteins below share one genomic window:
- a CDS encoding winged-helix domain-containing protein, translating to MTGRDDVILEFLAENNVALNKRGLEINLRAEGFDISYSTIKRRLPKLEEAGLLEIVDESGPWYRVTDRGEEYLAGDADLRDDPEPDG from the coding sequence ATGACTGGGCGAGACGACGTCATTCTGGAGTTTCTGGCAGAGAACAACGTCGCGCTGAACAAGCGCGGGTTGGAGATTAATCTCCGAGCCGAAGGCTTCGACATCTCGTACTCCACCATCAAACGTCGCCTTCCCAAGCTTGAGGAAGCAGGTCTGCTCGAAATCGTCGATGAGAGCGGACCCTGGTACAGAGTCACCGACCGTGGCGAGGAGTACCTCGCTGGTGACGCTGACCTGCGCGACGATCCCGAACCCGACGGGTAA
- a CDS encoding site-specific integrase, which produces MRLEATAGEDQYKVWLTDSELEELRRAAASHRDDLVIQLGGYVGLRAFEMTQVCPKHVKRTEDGEHYRLRVPEGKDTSGNGGKPRDAYLPKDVEGDIHRYQNAEDVGRHESLIDLSERGVRAVVKRAAERAAEQTGDEDFRHVSSHDLRRRFAQRLLVDRQMNPRVVMAVGGWDSFQAIKPYLNSPTPEIVNDAFESAGIE; this is translated from the coding sequence ATGCGCCTCGAAGCCACCGCAGGCGAAGATCAGTACAAGGTGTGGTTGACCGACTCCGAGCTCGAGGAGCTTCGGCGGGCCGCCGCGAGTCACCGCGACGATCTCGTCATCCAACTGGGCGGCTACGTCGGACTCCGCGCCTTCGAGATGACTCAGGTCTGCCCGAAACACGTCAAGCGCACCGAGGACGGCGAGCACTACCGCCTCCGGGTCCCCGAGGGGAAGGACACGAGCGGGAACGGCGGGAAGCCCCGCGACGCCTACCTCCCGAAGGACGTCGAGGGCGACATCCACCGCTACCAGAACGCCGAGGACGTCGGCCGCCACGAGTCGCTGATCGACCTCTCCGAGCGGGGCGTCCGCGCGGTCGTCAAGCGGGCGGCCGAGCGGGCCGCCGAGCAGACCGGCGACGAGGACTTCCGTCACGTCAGCAGCCACGATCTCCGGCGGCGCTTCGCGCAGCGGCTCCTCGTCGATCGACAGATGAACCCGCGCGTCGTGATGGCCGTCGGCGGCTGGGACTCGTTCCAGGCGATCAAACCCTACCTGAACTCCCCGACGCCGGAGATCGTCAACGACGCCTTCGAGAGCGCCGGCATCGAGTGA
- a CDS encoding type IV pilin, which yields MFIKDLLERDDAVSPVIGVILMVAITVILAAVIASFVLNLGDQAQQQTPTASFDFEYDNESSGVDKLTITHASGDTIDGANLNATVSGGYGDDGSNTGSIEVDDSLFNGEITAGSSSQLNGSSVIVSGHNDAGTVLNLNNATVRIIYTAESGGSSSTITTWEGPNA from the coding sequence ATGTTCATCAAAGACCTACTCGAGCGGGACGATGCGGTGTCGCCGGTGATCGGCGTCATCCTGATGGTCGCCATCACGGTGATCCTCGCGGCCGTCATCGCCTCGTTCGTGCTGAACCTCGGGGACCAGGCACAGCAGCAGACGCCGACGGCGAGCTTCGACTTCGAGTACGACAACGAATCCAGTGGAGTGGATAAACTCACAATCACGCATGCATCGGGAGATACGATTGACGGGGCCAATCTAAATGCCACAGTCAGTGGCGGTTACGGTGATGATGGTTCAAATACCGGCTCTATAGAAGTGGATGATAGTCTATTCAATGGAGAAATAACCGCAGGAAGCTCTTCACAACTAAATGGCAGTTCTGTGATCGTTAGCGGCCACAACGATGCAGGTACTGTCCTTAACCTGAACAATGCAACTGTTCGGATCATTTACACAGCTGAGTCGGGCGGAAGCTCCTCAACAATCACCACCTGGGAAGGCCCCAACGCGTAG
- a CDS encoding AbrB/MazE/SpoVT family DNA-binding domain-containing protein, whose protein sequence is MAADQAHAGESVEGVLSEDIVESVTVQDQGGSYMVSIPKQSARDLGITKGDSLLFVGEAGDAVLEVGPTDRVF, encoded by the coding sequence ATGGCAGCAGATCAGGCACACGCCGGGGAATCGGTCGAGGGCGTTCTTTCCGAGGACATCGTCGAGAGCGTCACCGTCCAAGATCAGGGCGGTTCCTACATGGTGTCGATCCCGAAGCAATCGGCCCGCGACCTCGGGATCACGAAAGGCGACTCGCTGCTGTTCGTGGGTGAGGCTGGCGACGCGGTCCTCGAGGTCGGCCCGACTGACCGTGTGTTCTGA